Proteins encoded in a region of the Stieleria neptunia genome:
- a CDS encoding CDP-alcohol phosphatidyltransferase family protein — protein MNEVEGRRPLKTRQWKVFQYAAERLAQTRVTPNMISTASIVFGVIAGLSLAGTSLAESSGALAILYLAAAGCMQLRLIANLLDGMVAVEGGKASPVGVLYNEVPDRISDAAILIGAGYSLASRAELGLAAAVVAVFVAYVRAIGSSAGAGEVFAGPMAKPQRMALMTFGCVLCAFLSLASSGPTGRWQAPVMGAVLGLIIVGGVITSVRRLRIISETLHAGMRREVVLPSDDESEAEADATQGN, from the coding sequence ATGAATGAAGTCGAGGGACGACGCCCGCTGAAGACACGCCAATGGAAGGTGTTTCAGTACGCAGCGGAACGACTGGCGCAGACCCGCGTGACGCCCAACATGATCAGCACCGCCAGCATCGTCTTCGGCGTCATCGCCGGCCTGTCGCTGGCCGGAACGTCGCTGGCGGAATCGTCTGGCGCCCTCGCGATCCTCTATCTAGCGGCAGCCGGTTGCATGCAACTGCGGTTGATCGCCAACTTGCTCGACGGCATGGTGGCCGTCGAAGGGGGGAAAGCGTCTCCGGTGGGCGTGTTGTACAACGAGGTTCCCGATCGTATCTCGGACGCCGCGATTCTGATCGGCGCGGGATACTCGTTGGCCTCGCGCGCCGAACTGGGCCTGGCCGCGGCGGTCGTTGCCGTCTTTGTCGCCTACGTCCGCGCCATCGGATCCAGCGCGGGCGCGGGTGAAGTCTTTGCCGGGCCGATGGCCAAGCCGCAGCGAATGGCGTTGATGACGTTCGGTTGCGTCCTCTGTGCGTTCCTCTCGCTGGCAAGCTCGGGACCGACCGGACGCTGGCAAGCCCCTGTCATGGGAGCGGTCTTGGGATTGATCATCGTCGGCGGTGTCATCACCTCGGTGCGCCGTCTGAGGATCATTTCCGAAACACTGCATGCCGGAATGAGACGCGAGGTCGTGCTGCCATCGGACGACGAATCCGAAGCCGAAGCCGATGCCACGCAGGGGAATTAG
- a CDS encoding outer membrane protein assembly factor BamB family protein yields the protein MRLSAVVALCVSSVFTATVAAEDWSRFRGAQGQGIAEGTIPLTWSGEKNLAWSVELPGEGSSSPIVVDNRVFVTCYSGSGSDAKRHIVCLNADSGNQLWTDAISGPAREDAYQGYITEHGYASGTPVSDGKHVYAFFGKAGVAAWTVEGKKVWQRDVGQMSSNRRWGSGSSPVLHDGILIVNASEEARAIIGLDAATGNEVWKAEYDLLELCYATPILAKGEGDVIEAVISMPGEVWGLNATTGKIRWFCEIGNGGNVSPSVVLSEDAFYTFGGYPAQQTNAIRRGGRKDITDTHHLWESRDSSYVPTPLYFDGHLYWVSHRGQAFVVDAKTGETVTRERLDDLKSGGSPVYASPIKVGAHLYVVTRRSGTYVFEATPEMKQVAKSEPLDESDFNATTAISNGRAYLRSNQAIYCVK from the coding sequence ATGCGTTTATCCGCAGTTGTCGCCCTCTGCGTTTCCTCCGTCTTCACCGCCACGGTCGCCGCCGAGGACTGGTCGCGTTTTCGCGGCGCCCAAGGCCAGGGGATCGCGGAGGGGACGATCCCCCTGACCTGGAGTGGCGAGAAAAACTTGGCCTGGTCCGTGGAGCTTCCCGGGGAAGGCTCCTCGTCGCCGATCGTCGTCGACAATCGTGTCTTCGTGACTTGCTATTCCGGCAGCGGCTCCGATGCCAAACGGCACATCGTGTGTCTGAACGCGGATTCCGGAAACCAGCTTTGGACCGATGCGATCAGCGGCCCGGCGCGTGAAGACGCCTACCAGGGATACATCACCGAGCACGGCTATGCCAGCGGCACACCGGTTTCCGATGGGAAACACGTCTACGCATTCTTCGGCAAAGCCGGCGTGGCCGCCTGGACCGTCGAGGGCAAGAAAGTGTGGCAGCGAGACGTGGGCCAAATGTCCAGCAACCGGCGATGGGGATCCGGTTCAAGCCCCGTGCTGCACGACGGGATCTTGATCGTCAATGCATCCGAGGAGGCCCGCGCGATCATCGGTTTGGATGCCGCGACGGGCAACGAAGTATGGAAAGCCGAATACGATCTTCTGGAACTCTGTTACGCGACACCGATTCTGGCCAAGGGCGAAGGCGACGTGATCGAAGCGGTGATCTCGATGCCCGGCGAAGTTTGGGGGTTGAACGCGACCACCGGCAAGATCCGTTGGTTTTGTGAGATCGGCAACGGCGGCAACGTCAGCCCCAGTGTCGTCCTCAGCGAGGATGCGTTCTACACGTTCGGCGGCTATCCGGCGCAACAGACCAACGCGATTCGGCGTGGCGGTCGCAAGGACATCACCGACACGCATCACCTCTGGGAGAGCCGCGACAGCAGCTACGTTCCCACGCCGCTGTACTTTGACGGCCATCTCTATTGGGTCAGCCATCGCGGCCAGGCCTTTGTCGTCGATGCCAAGACCGGAGAAACCGTGACGCGAGAGCGTTTGGATGACCTCAAGTCGGGCGGCAGTCCCGTGTATGCCTCGCCGATCAAAGTCGGAGCGCACCTTTATGTCGTCACGCGTCGCAGCGGGACGTACGTCTTTGAAGCGACACCCGAGATGAAGCAGGTTGCCAAGAGCGAACCGCTGGACGAATCGGACTTCAACGCCACAACGGCCATCTCAAACGGCCGAGCCTACCTGCGCAGCAACCAAGCGATCTACTGCGTGAAGTAG
- a CDS encoding polysaccharide lyase 6 family protein → MIDRFGRSPVVTSVALLLGCLAALLQCPVLGKEFLIEQPSELKSVLRQIAAGDSIVLADGDWQDAKLTFDQLPGTQDAPISIRPQRPGGVVFSGATEFRVSGTHVEVSGFAFVDPAGVSDVVQLRTHSQRLAHHCRITNCSFEQTADSDAGIESRWLSIYGTHNRVDHCYFGGKKSRGTTLVVWVRDVPEHHRIDHNQFGPRPELGRNGGETIRIGTSEVSEFECASVVEDNYFYRCDGEAEIVSNKSCGNIYRHNVFDSCAGALTLRHGHRCLVDGNLFLGRKQRGTGGVRLIGQDHRVTNNYFEGLRGDAERAALCMMNGVPNGALNSYAPVRGALVAHNTFIDCKVSMEIGVGAGKEQSANPSDCQIIGNVLMPLKWQLFRIHADPKDFVWRGNLQQHGKGDRDTFLQFPDVELTLQRAADGLLRPIDARPLRCEVSGVVKNDIDDLPRGATPLAGCDDPATAHRVWASAENTGPTW, encoded by the coding sequence ATGATTGACAGGTTTGGACGTTCCCCCGTGGTCACTTCTGTTGCTCTCCTGCTGGGCTGCCTCGCGGCACTGCTTCAATGCCCGGTTCTGGGCAAAGAATTTCTGATCGAGCAGCCTAGCGAACTGAAATCGGTACTCAGGCAGATCGCCGCGGGTGACTCCATCGTGCTCGCCGACGGCGACTGGCAGGATGCAAAGCTGACGTTCGATCAGCTGCCGGGAACGCAAGACGCCCCGATCAGCATTCGCCCGCAACGCCCCGGTGGGGTGGTGTTTTCCGGCGCGACCGAATTTCGAGTTTCGGGAACCCATGTTGAAGTTTCTGGGTTTGCTTTTGTCGATCCGGCGGGCGTCAGCGACGTGGTGCAGCTGAGAACGCACAGCCAACGCCTTGCCCACCATTGTCGAATCACCAATTGTTCGTTCGAACAAACGGCGGATTCGGACGCGGGGATCGAGTCCCGTTGGCTCTCCATTTATGGAACCCACAACCGCGTCGACCATTGCTACTTCGGTGGCAAGAAGAGTCGAGGGACCACGCTTGTCGTCTGGGTGAGAGATGTCCCGGAGCACCACCGCATCGATCACAACCAGTTCGGGCCGCGTCCCGAACTGGGACGCAACGGCGGCGAGACGATTCGCATCGGCACCAGCGAGGTCTCGGAGTTTGAGTGCGCAAGCGTCGTCGAAGACAACTACTTTTACCGATGCGACGGTGAGGCGGAGATCGTTTCCAACAAGTCCTGTGGCAACATTTACCGGCACAATGTGTTTGATTCCTGCGCCGGCGCCTTAACCCTGCGGCACGGCCATCGCTGTCTGGTCGATGGCAACCTGTTTCTCGGTCGCAAGCAACGCGGCACCGGCGGCGTGCGTCTGATCGGCCAAGATCACCGGGTCACGAACAACTATTTCGAAGGCCTGCGTGGCGACGCCGAACGCGCCGCCCTGTGCATGATGAACGGCGTTCCCAATGGGGCACTCAACTCTTACGCACCCGTGCGCGGCGCCCTCGTGGCCCACAACACCTTCATTGATTGCAAGGTGTCGATGGAAATCGGCGTGGGCGCCGGAAAAGAACAATCGGCCAATCCGAGTGACTGCCAGATCATTGGCAACGTGTTGATGCCCTTGAAATGGCAGCTGTTTCGAATCCATGCCGATCCGAAGGACTTCGTTTGGCGGGGGAACTTACAACAGCACGGCAAAGGTGATCGCGACACCTTCCTGCAGTTTCCCGACGTCGAACTAACGCTCCAGCGTGCCGCCGATGGCCTGTTGCGGCCGATCGATGCGAGGCCGCTTCGTTGTGAGGTTTCCGGCGTCGTCAAAAACGACATCGACGATTTGCCTCGCGGCGCAACGCCGCTGGCCGGATGCGATGACCCCGCCACCGCGCACCGCGTCTGGGCTTCGGCAGAGAACACCGGGCCGACCTGGTGA
- a CDS encoding phosphatidate cytidylyltransferase, with product MFEHLSPEIHLTFAGIAGLLLLANAILFLRKRSAPDRDDTELVLRVRTWWIIVVSFAAVLAVSTTTAIVFFGFVSFLALKEFLSLIPTRRADHRVLFWAYLAIPLQYIWVGTVWFGMFIIFIPVYMFIWLPTRMVLIGETKGFLRAIGTVQWGLMTTVFSLSHAAMLLMIRPGESARVMAVGADDGAVASGGAALLVLLVLLTQFNDVAQFCWGKTIGKKKVVPKVSPGKTVGGLIGGVASTVALAACVGPWLTYLDLPRSLLAGLIIGVAGFAGDISISALKRDLGVKDSGSTLPGHGGVLDRVDSLTYTAPLFFHFIYYCYG from the coding sequence TTGTTCGAACACCTCTCGCCAGAGATTCATTTGACGTTCGCCGGGATCGCAGGGTTGCTGCTGCTTGCCAACGCGATTTTATTTTTGCGGAAGCGTTCCGCCCCCGATCGCGATGACACCGAATTGGTGCTTCGCGTTCGGACGTGGTGGATCATCGTGGTGTCCTTTGCGGCAGTGTTGGCCGTTTCGACGACAACGGCAATCGTCTTTTTTGGCTTCGTCAGTTTTCTCGCCTTGAAGGAGTTCTTGTCGCTCATTCCGACGCGGCGGGCTGATCATCGCGTGTTGTTTTGGGCTTATTTGGCGATCCCCTTGCAATACATTTGGGTGGGAACCGTGTGGTTCGGGATGTTCATCATTTTTATTCCCGTTTACATGTTCATCTGGTTGCCGACTCGGATGGTGTTGATCGGCGAGACCAAGGGATTTTTGCGCGCGATCGGGACGGTCCAGTGGGGATTGATGACCACGGTCTTTAGCCTGTCCCATGCCGCCATGCTGCTGATGATCCGGCCCGGCGAGTCGGCTCGCGTGATGGCGGTCGGGGCGGATGACGGGGCCGTCGCATCCGGCGGCGCGGCGCTGTTGGTGTTGCTGGTCTTGTTGACTCAGTTCAACGATGTGGCGCAGTTTTGTTGGGGGAAAACGATCGGCAAAAAGAAGGTCGTCCCCAAGGTCAGCCCGGGCAAGACGGTCGGCGGATTGATCGGCGGCGTCGCGTCCACCGTCGCACTGGCGGCATGTGTCGGTCCCTGGTTGACCTATCTTGATCTGCCGAGATCGTTGTTGGCCGGTCTGATCATCGGTGTCGCCGGGTTCGCAGGGGATATTTCGATTTCCGCGCTCAAGCGTGATCTAGGCGTCAAGGATTCCGGCAGCACGTTACCCGGTCATGGAGGCGTGCTGGACCGAGTCGACAGTCTGACCTACACCGCGCCGTTGTTCTTTCACTTTATCTATTACTGTTACGGTTGA
- a CDS encoding 3-deoxy-7-phosphoheptulonate synthase: protein MTQNTQSFAIDDLRIGSIKKLMPPQALMAEIPADETIAETVFAARTGIQRILAEQDDRLVVVIGPCSIHDPGAALEYAQRLAVEQQKHQDQLLIVMRVYFEKPRTTVGWKGLINDPGLDDSFEINRGLRTARGLLRDINAMGLPTGTEFLDLISPQYVADLVGWGAIGARTTESQGHRELSSGLSCPVGFKNGTSGNVQIAVDAICSARQPHHFLSVTKEGTSAIFATAGNSDCHIILRGGLHTNYDAASIDEASALLTQAGLPARIMVDCSHANSRKITKRQRYVCRDVCSQLSDGDLRIMGVMIESNLMEGKQSLTDGELVPGLSITDACIGWDESVLLLQDLSDAVVARREA, encoded by the coding sequence ATGACACAAAACACTCAATCGTTCGCCATTGATGATCTACGTATCGGTTCGATCAAGAAACTGATGCCGCCGCAAGCATTGATGGCAGAGATTCCGGCGGACGAGACCATCGCGGAAACGGTTTTCGCGGCCCGGACCGGCATCCAGCGGATCCTGGCTGAGCAGGACGATCGGCTGGTCGTCGTGATCGGCCCCTGTTCGATCCACGATCCCGGCGCGGCACTGGAATACGCGCAGCGTTTGGCCGTCGAACAACAAAAGCACCAAGATCAGTTGCTGATCGTGATGCGGGTGTACTTTGAAAAACCGCGGACCACCGTCGGCTGGAAAGGCTTGATCAACGACCCCGGATTGGATGACAGTTTCGAGATCAATCGCGGGTTGCGTACCGCTCGGGGATTGTTACGCGACATCAATGCCATGGGGCTGCCGACCGGGACCGAGTTTCTGGATTTAATCAGCCCACAATACGTCGCGGATCTGGTGGGCTGGGGCGCAATCGGCGCCCGGACGACGGAAAGCCAAGGGCACCGCGAACTCTCATCCGGCTTGTCCTGCCCGGTCGGATTCAAAAACGGCACGTCCGGCAATGTCCAAATCGCCGTCGACGCGATTTGCAGCGCCCGGCAACCCCACCACTTCTTGTCGGTGACCAAAGAAGGAACGTCCGCCATCTTTGCAACCGCGGGAAACAGCGACTGCCACATCATCCTGCGCGGCGGATTGCACACCAATTACGACGCGGCGAGTATCGATGAGGCGTCGGCGCTGTTGACCCAGGCGGGTCTGCCGGCACGCATCATGGTCGATTGCAGTCACGCGAACAGCCGAAAAATCACCAAGCGGCAACGCTATGTCTGCCGCGATGTCTGCAGCCAACTCAGCGACGGTGACCTGAGGATCATGGGCGTGATGATCGAAAGCAATCTGATGGAAGGCAAACAAAGCTTGACCGACGGCGAATTGGTGCCGGGACTCAGTATCACCGACGCCTGCATCGGCTGGGACGAAAGCGTGCTGCTGTTGCAGGACCTGAGTGATGCCGT
- a CDS encoding lysophospholipid acyltransferase family protein, whose amino-acid sequence MADILRFLYFLLIVRPVILIVIGLNVRRSNLLPDKGPAVIVANHNSHLDTMVLMTLFGMRRLKDVHPVAAADHFLRNRLMAWFSTKIIGIIPLEREVKGVRRDPLAGICEALDDGKILILFPEGSRGTPEVRDEFKTGIAHVARRYPEVPFTPVFMHGLGRSLPKGEGILVPFFCDVFIGQAVYWTGKKASFMDRICDAMNELEAEKEIPRWEPS is encoded by the coding sequence ATGGCGGACATCCTGCGTTTTCTCTACTTTCTGTTGATCGTGCGACCGGTCATCTTGATTGTGATCGGCTTGAACGTCCGCCGATCGAATCTGTTGCCAGACAAAGGGCCCGCTGTCATTGTCGCCAATCACAACAGCCATCTCGATACGATGGTCTTGATGACGTTGTTCGGGATGCGGCGGTTGAAGGATGTGCATCCGGTCGCCGCGGCAGATCATTTTTTGCGCAACCGACTGATGGCGTGGTTTTCGACCAAAATCATTGGAATCATTCCGCTGGAGCGCGAAGTGAAAGGTGTGCGCCGAGACCCTTTGGCCGGAATCTGCGAGGCACTGGACGATGGCAAAATCCTGATTCTCTTTCCCGAAGGCAGTCGGGGGACGCCTGAAGTGCGGGACGAGTTCAAAACGGGCATCGCCCACGTCGCCCGGCGCTATCCCGAAGTTCCCTTCACGCCGGTTTTCATGCATGGGCTGGGCCGTTCTCTGCCCAAGGGCGAAGGCATCTTGGTGCCCTTCTTTTGCGACGTGTTCATCGGCCAAGCCGTTTACTGGACCGGCAAGAAGGCCAGCTTTATGGACAGGATTTGCGATGCGATGAATGAGTTGGAAGCGGAAAAAGAAATCCCACGCTGGGAACCTTCTTAG
- a CDS encoding SDR family NAD(P)-dependent oxidoreductase, with translation MPTSRPVALVTGSATGVGRACVLQFARRGYDVVVNYSRSEAEALDTAGEAKALGAKVLVEGCDVSDDARVRKMVLNVGEAFGRLDVLVNNAATTSFIEHRDLEGLTESMWDRMLAVNLKGAFFVTRAAADLLRAGGSGSVVNVSSVAGITGSGSSIAYCATKAGLNTMTKSLARVLAPEVRVNAVCPGPIDSRWIKEGNPKWDLDAMVAGYPIPKASQPDDIADAVLFFATGTAMTTGQILSVDGGQTLL, from the coding sequence ATGCCAACTTCACGTCCCGTTGCACTTGTGACCGGTTCTGCGACCGGTGTCGGCCGCGCCTGCGTGCTGCAATTCGCCCGCCGCGGATATGATGTCGTCGTCAACTACTCCCGCAGCGAGGCCGAAGCCCTGGACACTGCCGGCGAAGCGAAGGCCTTGGGGGCGAAGGTGCTTGTGGAAGGTTGTGACGTTTCCGATGACGCGCGCGTCCGGAAAATGGTTCTCAACGTCGGCGAAGCCTTCGGGCGATTGGACGTCTTGGTCAACAACGCGGCGACGACATCATTCATCGAACACCGCGACTTGGAAGGCCTGACCGAATCGATGTGGGACCGGATGTTGGCGGTCAATTTGAAAGGCGCGTTCTTTGTCACGCGGGCGGCCGCCGATTTGTTACGGGCCGGCGGTTCGGGAAGCGTTGTCAATGTCAGCTCCGTCGCCGGGATCACCGGCAGCGGGTCGTCGATCGCCTACTGCGCGACGAAGGCCGGCCTGAACACGATGACCAAATCACTGGCCCGTGTGCTGGCGCCCGAAGTCCGCGTCAACGCGGTTTGCCCCGGCCCGATCGACAGTCGATGGATCAAGGAGGGCAACCCGAAATGGGACCTCGATGCGATGGTCGCCGGCTATCCGATCCCCAAGGCGTCCCAGCCGGACGACATCGCCGACGCCGTGTTGTTCTTCGCCACCGGAACCGCGATGACGACCGGCCAGATCCTGAGCGTCGACGGCGGTCAGACGCTGCTGTAG